Sequence from the Lates calcarifer isolate ASB-BC8 unplaced genomic scaffold, TLL_Latcal_v3 _unitig_2212_quiver_935, whole genome shotgun sequence genome:
CTGTCAGATGTCAGAGTCCTGTCTTTACAGTTACACTGTAATGATTCAGTTACTTTACTGATGCATTTCACTCATTACTGCAACATccagtcagtgtttttactccattacaacTGTTACAGTTATTAACATGTGAGGTGAGAGCTGTTGTTTCCACACAGAACTTTAACGCTTCATTTCTAAAAATGACATCTGTTTAACATGAGAGGAGACACAACATCTCACCTACAAGAATCTGACAGCATCAGTGCTTCATGTTTTATCAATAGATGATAACTTCTGTATTTCATGTGCTGAAAGCTCCTGATAATCACGAGCCATTAAACTACTACAATAACGTCCTCAGTGAGTCTCCTCATGTCCAtcactgttttactgtgaaCTGATTCAGAGGTGAAACTGAGCTTTAGTCTGACAGATCTGCTCCTGGTTTCTTCTTCCATTAAAATCTCTTCTCTTGTCTCCAGTTCTGTGGTGGTGAACCACCTGTCCTGCAGGTGTTTGAGACCGTCCtgtacaaacaggaagtgatgtatGTCGTCCTGGTCGACCGACCGGCCAATCAACAGTATTCTTCACTGAGCGACGACCCGaacgctgtgtgtgtttacagagatGGACGCTTCATCTGGAGGCCTGAGGCCATGTGTGAGACTCacaggtgagagagaaacagaaacctGTCAGAGCTCAGCGAAGACTTCACATGACTCTAAACTCTGAACCAGTGAAGAACAGGAGACACCTGAAACCCTGTCTGAGAACACTGgctgttgtttatttatgtagccTATTTATTATTGAACATGTGGTGAACCGTCGTCACATGGGTCAAGGTGTGAATATATCGAATCTGTAACTAATGACTCATTCTCAGAGAACAGCCGTCTCTATCACTCGATGTCATTTTCACTTAAAGAACTCAAACCAGATGTTGTGGTTTCACCTCAGATTCCTGTTTAGAGACGTCTTTCGTGCTCTGTGTTGTCAAATCCAgtaaaactgtttctgtttcttttctgtcagttttgaGTTGGTCCAGAAACCTGATGTAAACCAGATGGAGCTGTTTCCGTGTTCCCGCCATTTTTACGTTTGGGATCACGTCGCCATCGCCCTGCATGTGGGCAAAGGAAAGGTAATTTATCTTTATAAACAACTGAGGACCATCTCACCAACAGCACTGTCCAACACCAACTGTTTAGGACCTGAGTGACTGTCAGTACTATATCACATTGTTTTATACAGTCTGCTGTTGTTTCTGAGTCTGTCCCTGGTTATCATGTTTGCATCCTGTGGAGACGCCTTCTATCCAGAGATCCTAATCAGTTATCGtcttctgtttttacttttcaggTGCTGAAGTTTCACACCGACCAGCTGAGAGGGAACCTCAAGTTCTGTGATCCAGGAGAGCCTCAGttatcttattttgaaagttttgCAGACGCTGAGGAGATTGTTGGAAATTTGTGGCCTGAATATCCTGCACAGCTGGAGAAGCAGATCTCGCTCCAAGAGATGTTATACccatggtgggaactgttgggtttctGTAGATAATGTTATAAAGAGTGACCAGCTTTATATGTAGCAAGGACACCCCTCCTTTTCATCACAAACAGCACTGAAAGACTCTCAGGATTCACTAAGTGACCTCGTCAAACCAGCTCCTCAGATGTGCTCAGGACTTTGATGAAGCCAGATAAAAGtggctttttaaaaaggtaTTTTTCACTAGgaaatattttataaatgagAGACATCACTGATGAAACACCTGAGCGACGTCccactgactctctctctctttgtgcaaAGTGAATGAAGGAACGTCACCTTCAACTAAACCTAAGACTGAACTCTTTATTTCTCACCAGGACCAAGATCATCACAAACCTGGGCGTCATGTTTGATGACCAGCTTATTTCAAAGTCtcctgcactgaagctttagtatTGTCCCTCAGGATAAAAGTGTCTGTCAAATGACTAAATAATCTGGATTTGTGTTGAAAACACTAAATGTTGCTTCCGCTAAATACATTGTGGTGTCATCAGCGTACGTGGAGATATGAGCCTTTTTAAGACCAAGGGAGGTGATTAGTAAAAACTAGAAATCAGCCCAAGAAAACTTCCCTCTGACACTCCATGTTTAACATCTGAATCATTTcctttaaaatacacagtttgCTTTCCATCACTGAAATAACCATTTACCCATAATAAtactgagaaaaaacagaacatttcagtTCAACATGATCAATGATGTCAAAACCACAGAAAAGGCTGCTGAATACTTTTCtctatgtgcatgtttgttaaTTAGTGAATAAATTATGATTGGAAAGTGAATGTGTTCACATGAAATTTGTTCCTTTGTCTCACTCAAAATCGGTGATAAACTTAAAGGTCGACACAGTGAAGATTTAACTCCAAGTCCAGGACAAAACACAACCTCACTTCATGGTgatgagatgaaaagaaagaaaaaacatcaagttattttttaatcccAACACTCACAAACTTTGCTTTAATAgaggaaacacattttctgttactCTGCATTTCTGTCTCTTGTTACATTTTCTTGACTGAATGTGGAGTCTTTTCTATTTGAAAGGTGGCCGTTAGATAGAAAGGCTAATATTGGTTTATTTAGAGCAGAGTTTTTAGAGTAGATTTgtta
This genomic interval carries:
- the LOC108892342 gene encoding uncharacterized protein LOC108892342; the encoded protein is MTVKTFSLSLTFNPTMERRTNRRGVTEHFVGGRHLKLDDLKEAAQGLETRQYLFRENIPAYPRPEFHVSHLKHDTDLEGLLGIKRDGGFRSLGPESLLWWSLAVKPEDVTSAETRLLEETYPDRTEEQVQTQQSFLGKFTTSPAFLETSRLGSYRFTFPVEEVLEAYREQFCGGEPPVLQVFETVLYKQEVMYVVLVDRPANQQYSSLSDDPNAVCVYRDGRFIWRPEAMCETHSFELVQKPDVNQMELFPCSRHFYVWDHVAIALHVGKGKVLKFHTDQLRGNLKFCDPGEPQLSYFESFADAEEIVGNLWPEYPAQLEKQISLQEMLYPWWELLGFCR